The Solanum lycopersicum chromosome 9, SLM_r2.1 genome window below encodes:
- the LOC101245087 gene encoding protein NRT1/ PTR FAMILY 5.6-like encodes MNVEMDEIKINETTEIDEQKWVYDSSVDYKGRVPLRASTGGWKASFLIIAIEFSERLSYFGIATSLIIYLTKVIHQDLKTAAKSVNYWTGVTTLMPLLGGFVADAYLGRFYTVLASTIVYLLGLVLLTMSSVVPSLKPCGNDLCEEPRQVHVVVFFFAIYLISVGTGGHKPSLESFGADQFDDDHPQEKRKKMSFFNWWSFGLCAGVLLGVTLIVYVQDHVSWAVADVILSLVMATSLLIFCVGRRFYRYRKVIESPLTTMIQVVVAAIKKRNLAYPSSPAYLHETQKSETNRRRLCHTKGLEFLDKAAIFDEAIDEKQNPWKLATVTKVEELKLVINMIPIWLTTLPFGICIAQSSTFFIKQSATLNRKITHDFMIPPASMYALGAIGMIATVIVYDKILVPLLRRATGNERGISILQRIGIGMILSVASMIVAALVERKRLNIVQVKGSMSMSVFWLAPQFLIVGIGDGFALVGLQEYFYDQVPDTMRSLGIAFYLSVIGAANFLSSLLITIVDHVTEKGGKSWFGKDLNSSRLDYFYYLLATITAVNLFIYVIVARSYSYKNVHSRRTADVANCYECDDREAMA; translated from the exons atgAATGTTGAGATGGATGAGATAAAGATTAATGAAACAACAGAAATTGATGAGCAAAAATGGGTGTATGATTCTTCTGTTGATTACAAAGGCAGAGTTCCTCTAAGAGCTTCAACTGGTGGCTGGAAGGCCTCTTTCTTGATTATTG CAATTGAATTCAGTGAGAGGTTGAGTTACTTTGGTATAGCCACAAGTTTGATCATTTACCTAACAAAGGTCATTCATCAAGACCTTAAAACTGCAGCAAAAAGTGTTAATTATTGGACAGGAGTTACTACTTTGATGCCACTGCTAGGAGGGTTTGTTGCTGATGCATATTTAGGCAGATTTTACACAGTTCTTGCTTCAACTATTGTCTATCTCCTG GGCTTGGTTCTCTTGACAATGTCTAGTGTGGTACCAAGCTTGAAGCCCTGTGGTAATGACCTTTGTGAAGAACCTAGGCAGGTTCATGTGGTAGTCTTTTTCTTTGCTATCTACTTGATCTCAGTTGGAACTGGTGGACACAAGCCATCTTTAGAGAGTTTTGGAGCTGATCAATTTGATGATGATCATCCTcaagaaaaaaggaagaaaatgtctttttttaatTGGTGGAGTTTTGGACTTTGTGCTGGTGTACTACTTGGTGTCACTCTGATTGTTTATGTACAAGATCATGTTAGTTGGGCTGTGGCAGATGTGATTCTTTCACTAGTTATGGCTACTAGCTTACTCATTTTTTGTGTTGGTAGACGATTCTATCGTTATCGAAAAGTTATTGAAAGTCCCTTAACAACAATGATACAAGTTGTTGTTGCTGCAATCAAGAAAAGAAATCTTGCATATCCTTCTAGTCCTGCTTATTTACATGAAACTCAAAAGTCAGAAACTAATCGAAGGAGGCTATGTCATACCAAAGGGCTTGA GTTTCTTGATAAAGCTGCAATCTTTGATGAGGCAATAGACGAAAAACAGAATCCGTGGAAACTTGCAACTGTGACAAAGGTGGAAGAATTGAAGCTAGTTATCAACATGATCCCCATTTGGCTAACCACTTTACCATTTGGTATTTGCATAGCACAGTCTTCAACATTTTTCATCAAACAAAGCGCAACACTTAACAGGAAGATCACTCATGACTTTATGATCCCACCGGCTTCAATGTATGCCCTTGGAGCTATTGGCATGATAGCAACTGTCATTGTCTATGACAAAATCCTCGTACCTCTCCTAAGACGAGCAACAGGAAACGAGAGAGGCATTAGCATTCTACAAAGGATCGGTATTGGAATGATCCTCTCAGTTGCATCTATGATTGTTGCAgcattagttgaaagaaaaagacTAAACATTGTTCAAGTTAAGGGTTCAATGTCAATGAGTGTGTTCTGGCTAGCCCCTCAATTCCTTATCGTTGGTATTGGAGATGGATTCGCGCTAGTAGGATTACAAGAGTACTTCTATGATCAAGTACCTGATACAATGAGAAGTTTAGGCATTGCATTTTACCTAAGCGTAATCGGTGCTGCAAATTTCTTGAGCAGTTTATTGATCACAATCGTGGATCATGTAACAGAAAAAGGCGGTAAGAGTTGGTTTGGTAAGGATCTAAATAGCAGCAGATTGGATTATTTCTACTACTTGTTAGCTACAATAACAGCAGTGAACTTGTTCATATATGTTATTGTTGCAAGGAGCTATTCTTATAAGAATGTGCATAGTAGAAGAACAGCAGATGTGGCTAATTGCTACGAATGCGATGATCGCGAAGCGATGGCTTAG